A genomic region of Streptomyces sp. R33 contains the following coding sequences:
- a CDS encoding TauD/TfdA family dioxygenase yields the protein MNSNDPFSTVRHPVDRTLATAVAESGEEDVRADWYREFGETIRQYVRCHLDARPGYFVLGGLDHLTEEQARRFTVAVSRLAGDLLPQDGAGALLRDVRDRGVRLGEGATGRYSDSRQGGSLHTDAAHRPGRLPDIFTLFCFRQASSGGALVTVHVSDLLEILRAHPEELAALRLPVHFDTRDDTPGVPLTTERPVLEFRGGRERMYYLRDYIEIGHRHPHVPPLTPEQVKALDLLDSLLDRRDLQTHGRLAPGEMIFIDNRSIVHGRTAFDDGKPVDGGRLMLRTWIGLPEHGEGAAAAGALL from the coding sequence ATGAACAGCAACGATCCGTTCTCGACCGTCCGCCACCCCGTCGACCGCACCCTGGCGACGGCCGTCGCCGAGAGCGGGGAGGAGGACGTACGCGCGGACTGGTACCGGGAGTTCGGGGAGACCATCCGGCAGTACGTGCGGTGCCACCTCGACGCCCGCCCCGGGTACTTCGTGCTCGGCGGCCTGGACCACCTCACCGAGGAGCAGGCGCGCCGGTTCACGGTGGCGGTCTCCCGGCTGGCCGGGGACCTGCTGCCGCAGGACGGTGCGGGGGCCCTGCTGCGGGACGTACGGGACCGGGGCGTGCGACTCGGCGAGGGTGCGACGGGCCGCTACTCGGACAGCCGGCAGGGCGGCAGCCTGCACACGGACGCGGCGCACCGGCCGGGGCGGCTTCCGGACATTTTCACGCTGTTCTGCTTCCGGCAGGCCTCCAGCGGCGGAGCGCTGGTCACGGTGCACGTGAGCGATCTGCTGGAGATCCTGCGGGCCCACCCCGAGGAGCTCGCGGCGCTGCGGCTGCCCGTCCACTTCGACACCCGGGACGACACCCCGGGGGTGCCGCTGACGACCGAGCGTCCCGTCCTGGAGTTCAGGGGCGGCCGGGAGCGGATGTACTACCTGCGGGACTACATCGAGATCGGGCACCGGCATCCGCACGTACCGCCGTTGACGCCCGAGCAGGTCAAGGCGCTGGACCTGCTGGACTCGCTGCTGGACCGGCGGGATCTGCAGACGCACGGGCGGCTCGCGCCCGGCGAGATGATCTTCATTGACAACCGGTCGATCGTGCACGGCCGGACCGCGTTCGACGACGGGAAGCCGGTCGACGGCGGCCGGCTGATGCTGCGCACCTGGATCGGGCTCCCGGAACACGGCGAGGGTGCCGCCGCGGCCGGGGCCCTCCTGTGA
- a CDS encoding methyltransferase: MTRFVAALERSGLAEFLADFPGDSVDRLQWAAATRGLDGELRALAGFLLLGEPAAADRLPAALAQALPALVGSGVAVRRGDEVRLVDVSLFRSAGVWLFAEPPSPFPVRHYFGRDSVALARRTGCRAGDRVLDLCSGPGFQGLVAAQRGAGATLVELLPETAEVARLNAEINGMDDRIEVLVGDLYDPLPTGVEPYDRVIANVPFLPTLSARGEEAAHEGGEDGFGIGRRVLAGLPRHLAAGGTAHLTGLLLQADRELVIGGELRAWAAENGYGLTVTLTERMAVDADSDLVQTTVSDHLETDPQADPEELTAAAVGMYARRGATAARLAYLRIDGGMADFRILDRAPG, encoded by the coding sequence GTGACGCGGTTCGTCGCCGCGCTCGAACGCTCCGGGCTGGCCGAGTTCCTGGCCGATTTCCCCGGGGACTCGGTGGACCGCCTCCAATGGGCCGCCGCCACCCGCGGCCTCGACGGGGAGCTGCGCGCCCTCGCCGGGTTCCTGCTGCTCGGGGAGCCCGCGGCGGCCGACCGGCTGCCGGCCGCCCTGGCGCAGGCGCTGCCCGCCCTGGTCGGGAGCGGGGTCGCCGTCCGGCGCGGGGACGAGGTCCGGCTGGTCGACGTCAGCCTGTTCCGCTCCGCGGGGGTGTGGCTCTTCGCGGAGCCGCCGAGCCCCTTCCCCGTGCGCCACTACTTCGGCCGGGACTCCGTCGCCCTGGCCCGCCGCACCGGCTGCCGGGCGGGGGACCGCGTCCTCGACCTCTGCTCCGGGCCGGGGTTCCAGGGGCTGGTGGCCGCGCAGCGGGGGGCCGGGGCCACGCTGGTGGAGCTGCTGCCCGAGACGGCCGAAGTGGCCCGGCTCAACGCGGAGATCAACGGGATGGACGACCGGATCGAGGTCCTCGTCGGCGACCTGTACGACCCGCTCCCGACCGGGGTGGAGCCGTACGACCGCGTGATCGCCAACGTCCCCTTCCTGCCGACCCTGTCGGCCCGCGGCGAGGAGGCCGCCCACGAAGGAGGCGAGGACGGGTTCGGCATCGGCCGCCGGGTCCTCGCCGGACTGCCCCGGCACCTGGCCGCGGGCGGGACGGCCCATCTGACCGGGCTCCTCCTCCAGGCGGACCGGGAGCTCGTCATCGGCGGCGAACTGCGCGCCTGGGCCGCGGAGAACGGCTACGGCCTCACGGTCACGCTGACCGAGCGCATGGCGGTGGACGCCGACTCCGACCTCGTCCAGACGACCGTGTCGGACCACCTGGAGACCGACCCGCAGGCCGACCCCGAGGAACTCACCGCCGCCGCCGTCGGCATGTACGCCCGCCGCGGCGCGACGGCCGCCCGGCTCGCCTACCTGCGCATCGACGGCGGAATGGCCGACTTTCGCATCCTCGACCGGGCGCCCGGGTGA